One Flavobacteriales bacterium genomic window carries:
- a CDS encoding HAD-IA family hydrolase: MNPKDYPNIIFDFGGVILNLDYQRTIAAFQELGINDFEQSYSQLNQTDLFDRFERGEISPAAFRNGLRTVFKDSILDEELDSAWNAMLLDLPAKRLTVLEKLRAEKRISLLSNTNEIHIEAFESSLKQTHGLEDLSGFFDHVYYSCRTGMRKPEARIFEMVLKEQNYKPEETLFIDDSPQHIEGARKVGLNVYHLRADQGETILDLF; this comes from the coding sequence ATGAACCCGAAAGACTATCCGAATATCATTTTTGACTTTGGAGGCGTGATCTTAAATCTCGACTATCAACGCACCATTGCGGCTTTTCAGGAATTGGGAATAAATGACTTTGAACAAAGCTATTCGCAGCTGAATCAGACCGATCTGTTTGACAGATTTGAACGTGGTGAAATCTCACCAGCAGCATTTCGAAATGGTCTGAGAACGGTTTTCAAAGATTCTATTCTGGATGAGGAATTGGATAGCGCGTGGAACGCCATGTTGCTCGACCTTCCAGCGAAGCGGCTTACTGTTTTAGAAAAGCTGCGTGCAGAAAAGCGCATCTCGTTGCTGAGCAATACGAATGAGATTCATATCGAGGCGTTTGAATCGTCACTAAAGCAAACGCACGGACTGGAAGACCTTTCTGGTTTTTTCGATCACGTGTACTACTCATGCCGAACGGGAATGCGGAAACCCGAAGCACGGATCTTTGAAATGGTTTTGAAGGAACAGAATTACAAACCGGAAGAAACGCTCTTTATTGATGATTCTCCACAACACATTGAAGGGGCGAGAAAGGTAGGTCTGAATGTTTACCACCTCAGAGCAGATCAAGGAGAAACGATTCTCGATCTATTCTGA
- the mce gene encoding methylmalonyl-CoA epimerase, which translates to MEHIEHLGIAVKDLNVSIPIYEKLLNTTCYKQEEVASEHVITAFFRTSNNKIELLQATSPESAIAKFIEKRGEGIHHVAYAVKDVRAEMERLRNDGFRLLNEQPKRGADNKLICFVHPKDTSGVLMELCQEISE; encoded by the coding sequence ATGGAACACATTGAACATCTCGGAATCGCAGTAAAAGACCTGAACGTGTCTATTCCTATTTATGAAAAACTGCTGAACACCACTTGCTACAAACAGGAAGAAGTGGCATCGGAACATGTGATCACCGCGTTTTTCCGAACATCAAACAATAAAATTGAGCTGTTGCAGGCCACGTCTCCCGAAAGTGCCATCGCCAAATTCATTGAGAAACGAGGCGAGGGAATTCATCATGTGGCTTACGCGGTAAAGGACGTCCGTGCAGAAATGGAACGTTTGCGAAACGATGGTTTCCGCTTGTTGAATGAGCAGCCGAAACGCGGTGCCGACAATAAACTCATCTGTTTCGTCCATCCAAAAGATACTTCGGGCGTTTTGATGGAGCTCTGCCAAGAGATCTCAGAATAG